The region tattatgTGGGTATTTTTTAATGTTGTAAAAGAGTTTATGAGTAGTTACTCGTAAACCCTTCCAAGTCAATCTTGGTCTCCTGACAGATcgatgaaattgagtttttttTCTCATACtgttcaattttttattttaattttagaaaagaATAGTCTTCAATTTTGAGAGATTGTCAATTTTCTTAATCATTTGTCCTGTTTGGAAATTTAGAACTTCCAGCTTGTAAAATTAATATCTAATAAGTGTAGTACATATGACCACTTGTCTCTGACTCCTTTTTAGTTAGCAAACAGTCATTTTTCAAACAGCGACAGTGAATTCTATGTGAAAAATTATAAGCAGGTCCTCCTATCCTAAACCGCCGTCATGTAAAAATAGATGCTTATATGGACAATTGCCTAAAATGACAATATTACAAATTTTGTGGCACCAACACGTGCCAGTATAAACCTCATTGCTACCTGTCAACTTGTTACAAATATATGACTGAGCAGTGATACACATGTTTAGGTCTGAGAGCAAGCACAATAGTGTACAACTTATATACAAACGAGATAATTGAAATAGTTGTAGTTAATCTTTGTTTTTTCCTTTCTTACCAACATAAGTTTTTTTGGTTGACAACAAAAGGCAGGCTATTGCTTTGTCTGGTCAATATTAGGATCTTTGTTACTTGGACTCTGTGGTTTAGGCCGCTGTTCATATGTCAGATTCTTGGACACTCAGACACACTGGTTGTGGCACATTTTTTTGTCGGATATCGCGGACACTTTGACTATATGAAAGGTTGCATTTAGGATGAACTTAGGATACTAAAATAAAACGAgtttttgagaaaaaaataagATTAAATGAATAAACGGCCTTCATATTGATATAAAGATGTGATTGATAGTAATATAAGATATCCTAAATAAGAAAAAAAACATCTGTGATTTGCAAAATCTTCTCCAAAAATCATGTTTGATCTCTGCTACAATATCTTATCTAATATACTTGTTTGTTAACAAAATTAATGTAGCCCTTACCCATGTCCAAACTAAGGACAGGGGTCTCGCCAATTTATTTGAAATATGCACTCACTGCTTCCTGTCGGACACTCGTAAGTCATACCTAGGGATGGCTGTGTCTATTGCCTAGGGGTATGGGCATATAAATTAGTATGTGTGACATTAAGAATGAGGTTAGGCAGTTGGTTAAGGTTACAAGTTAAAGACACCCGTTCTTTATATCTTACATAGTTACATACTCACTATGATATccaactatcctgtgtcattttGAATGTGTATATTTAGTTTATAATTTCTCTGTGTCGCCATAATTTTGGATTTTGTTGAGACTGGAAATTGCGTGAGAGTGTTGTTTCTTTTGTTCTTGCAGGGGTGGGTAAGAGTTGCCTTCTTTTGCGTTTCTCTGATGGTTCATTTACTACTAGTTTTATCACGACCATTGGGTAATTTTTCAAGTGTTGCTGTATATGGAGTTTTATTATTATGTTTTCGTGCATCTAACGCTGCCAGGTTATTTTTCTTATACAGAATTGATTTTAAGATAAGAACCATTGAGCTTGATAGCAAGCGTATCAAACTCCAAATCTGGGACACTGCTGGTCAGGAGCGATTCAGGACGATTACAACTGGTAAGCTTCTAGAGTTTCAGGTCGAGGAGGAAATCCTCATAAAAGTAACTGGCtcatgaattaaaatttaaaactgacAGTAACGGTATGTGGAATTACTTAATGTATTTTTACATGGATTTGAACCCCCCCCCTGGTTTTAGCTTTTAGCTAAAATAAAGaagaaaaaaacaaaaacaatatCGAAATCGAAATCGATCAGATGAAGCTCTGGCGCATATGAGTGTCAAAAGTTGTGAAGCCACTTTATCATTGTCTCTAACCAATCACATTTGGTTTTGTTAGTGTTGTTATTAATATTTCTCCCTGTTATTAACCTTTCCCTGTAACTATCTTCTCTTTCCCACATGTTCAGCTTATTACCGTGGAGCCATGGGCATTTTGCTGGTTTATGACGTTACAGATGAATCATCTTTCAACAGTAAGTTTTTTGTTTCTTAGCTAAATTGAAAAGTTTATTAAGGAGTAAGGTTTTTGTAACGTGTGGAGTGTGGATGGATTGGCATCAAAAAGTATAATGACTTTCTCAGCTTAAAATTCGATCATTTTGACATTATCTACAACATGAGAACTGTTGTCTTGTATTTCACATGCTTCAACTTATCATAAATTCTTCTACAAGACATCTTATTAAGGGgtcatttgttaaatctgaacGATATTTTCTGAATGAATATGAATCTGAACGAATGAGTAATCTAAATTATGAACGAGAAATGTTGTTTGACAAAAAAAGTATATAAATTTCTGAatgaatattttttaaatttaatttaatttctttaAAGTTTTTATAGCATGTAATGTTATAATAGTTTGAACATTAGGCCATTTGTTTTGCTAAATAAAACATTACACATATTTAGTTGTTTAgatatttaaatttattatattttaattaaattagtGTCATATTATTATGACCAACTAAAAAATAAATCATCAAAAATTCAATACTTCAACTACATAAATTACAGTATTGATGGCATAGATACGagtaatgattaatttattaaatcaaaaataattttttttaattttttttgaattaaaaaaatttagatattGTGTACCTTTATAggataattaattttaattgatatcaAACAAATATTTATTACCTTCTATTTGTTTAGCTTttcaaaaaatgaaaatgaataatATTACTACTTTTTATCAATTATTTGAGTAACAGCTAATTTTTGAAGTAAAAAAAGAGTGAGTATTGGCCAGGGATTAGGAGATGCACTGAGTGATTTGAATGGTTCAGCTGGATTTCAAAGGAGGATTCGTCCAGAAAAAATCAGATGTCGTCCAGATTAAAAATTCATTCACAAACGGTCTAAGTGATTATTTCATGGATAGTTCAGTTCATTCTCTTCCATTCATCTATTAACAAATGACCCCTAAGTATTAAAATATGTGTTGGTTAACAATTATTATGGTCTGGAACTATAAATGCGGTTTAATGGGTCTTTTAATGGTCCAGGAAGATCTGAATTTTAACTATCTTGCATTTATGCCTTTTCTCTTAGACATCAGAAACTGGATTCGGAACATTGAGCAGCATGCTTCGGACAATGTAAACAAGGTGCTGGTAGGAAACAAGGCTGACATGGATGAAAGCAAGAGGGTATGCTCTTCGGCGCAACATAGTTTTAGCTCCTTAAGAACTGTAGTGAATTTTTTTTATGGGCACGTACATTAATTTTCTTGTTTTTGTTTAGGCGGTACCTACTGCCAAGGGCCAAGCGCTTGCAGATGAGTATGGCATTCAATTCTTTGAAACTGTAAGTACACGCATGTCTAATCTTCAAGGTGCAGATAACTTCTATTAGGATTAAGTTTGAACATCCAATGCAGAGTGCAAAAACAAATCTCAATGTGGAGCAAGTTTTCTATTCAATCGCAAGGGATATAAAGCAGAGGTTAGCAGACACTGACTCGAAGGCCGAGGTAATCAAACTTTTAATGGAATACACTTTCAAAGGTTGCATGCAAATTATACAAGTGTTAAATCGACCTTCTTGTCTCTCTTTTATGGTTGCAGCCTAGCACAATCAAAATTAATCAACCAGATGCATCAGGTGGAAGTGGTCAAGCTGCTCCAAAATCTGCATGCTGTGGCACCTAATTTGATTACACAATTAATACAGAATCAGTTATTGGAAAACCTTGCTGCCTGAAGAAAAACAAACAACTAAAATGTTGACTATCTAATTAATGTGTAATTTCCCTTATTTGTCATTCGTTCCCCAACTGCTTGTTAGTTTGTGAAAGATAGGTTTTTATCATTCCAGGACTTTATACTTGTTACAAACTTATCATTTGTCCTTTGGCATTGCTTACTTCTTATCTTTGATCCTACCgttttttgaaaaaataattttttttttgaggGAAAATATGCAAAATATCTGATTGACGAGATTACACATTCACGTTGATTGCATTTCGAATCACAGGTCAATGTCCTGTTCAAAGATGAACAGTATGTTGCTCTGATTATATATTTTACTGAACATTTTCGAATAGATTAGGCCCAAATTCTAACTTTTGGAGCAGCAATTTCAAACAAAAGAATATTAAACCTTACAAATTTTGGACTCCAAAATTCTTAAGTTTGAAAAATCAATGTTTACCCCATGGGCCGACCAAAGTCACAAAGTAAACAAACTTATATTTTAGAATTTTGACCTAGAAGAGATAAGTTAGCTCTGGTCAAAAAACGTCTAGTGGCTCCAATTCCGTGAGTTTGcaaaattatcaaataattctCCTAAAAATTTGGGATCGCATATTTCGGAAATTGAAACTATTCAGTTGACGTATCGATTTGAAATTTGTCGggtaattttttaaaaattagacgatttatcggaaatcggtGAAATCGGACAAATTTTTTGACCAATTTATCggcgatttttaaaaaatcaaccCATTTTTATAACAATATAAAAACCATATAAAGAAATTTCCGATAAGTATTTTTTGTTAAGTACAGTAAAAttaaaatctgatatcaagtgATAGTACTTAGTAATTAGTACTAGATACTGCAAAAGCTGAACTCCATCGTGCAAATATTTATCTTCATCCAGTTTAAAAACTAAGCGGTCTGAAACTTCAATTGTCAACTCCACATTATATGAATGAAAAAGCAGGAATCCAACCGAGTCAACTCGGATGCTTTTAATAGCTATTCCGGGTAAAAGGGGAAAGTAGTACCAAGCAAGTAATTTAGCTGGCTGTGCCAGTATGGGTAAAAAGTTAGTAATAAGAACCGTACCGTTTTCTTCAAAATTTAAATTTAGATAAGTGGACTGTCCAACTCGTAGTACTCTGACCCCCTCAAATCTTTTTACAAAATCGCATGGCAGAATAGGTAGCAGAATTCATGGTTAATCCAATCATAGTACGTTTTACATTTCAAACGCACTTTCATGAAAACAAAACATTTTTTACTTCTCAGAAATCAAACCTTGTGATGATGAATATGATCTTGACAAGTTCAATTAGTAACATCTTTATATATTAAGGGATCTTGATATACTTCATCTATCACATTCATTTTTATACATTTTTTTTTTGAGATTTCtcatttaattatatatatttcaaaacttgccaaaaatattaaaaatttattatataCTCTCTCAGTCCTTGAATTATTTACGTTACTttttcggcacgcttttcaatacACGTTTGAAGTATAGTTCcatattttttttttgatttttttttaataaaaattttatgtttaaatttttattcaaaaataaaaataaaaaaatattatcaaattataCTTTATACAAGTCTCGAAATAAATGTCAATAATAAACATAAACATTCAGTAGGATGGAGGGAGTAAAAATTAACAACACCCGCTACTTTCTTTCACTCCACTGAGTTTATACATCAAATATTGATTGATCTCACCACTTTACACATTTTTCTTACTTTTTCTTACAGCATTTCTTACTTTTTCTTACAACATTCCACTCGGTTTTAATCTTGGTGCCCAAAACAAACGTATATATATCAACGGGACAGAAGGAGTATTTTGATATATTCGTAAAATCTGGTCATAAATTATATGAGTTTTGTTTGTAAAGAGCACTCATACTCGAGTGTGAGAACGTTAGGGTGACTGAAAATCGAATATTAGTCTTTTAGGTAGTCTAGATTTTAATTTCATGTTCAATAATTAActcatttaaaattttaagatGTTAGAAAAATGTTTCAATAAAAATCATATATTTAACATTAGTATATCCAAAAAGGAACGATATCACATCCGATAACTTCGTATCTAAGTTTGTAGGACTCACATTCTAGTGTCTCTTATGAGTCTTAGTATACTTTCGTGTCCAACAAGGGATGATATCTCTGTTGGGATTTGGAAAACATTAGGTACTACCTGGAATTTTAGGAAAACCTGTAACATAAAAAGAGCTGTAATATGCATGGAATTGAACTAAATATATGATAAATGAGTGTATATTTGTGTATTTTTTAGAAAACATAGATGCTCAAGAAAGAAAATAAAGTAGCACTGTTTAGAATCATGTTTTTTGGGTCATAAATTTATAAAATGAATGAAATATTTCAAGATAGAAGTAAATCATATGTGAACACAATTGTATGTTATGTTGATTAAATTCGTATATTACATattttgatttattattatttatcaCTTTTAACATGTAACATACATCGACATTTATAAATAAATTGGGGGTCTTTACTggaaatatttttttatttttttaaatgaggATAAAGCTGCGTATATTATATATTCTCAGACATTATTTCATGCTGTATACAGTGGATTTGGTTGGTTGGTTAGTTAATATAGATGCTCAGGAAAAAAACAATTGAATACATAACTTCAAATAATTGGGCAAGGTTCGCCCATAAAATGGAATGGTTCAGTCGAAATTAGTGGTGAACTGACAAAATGATGCAGATTAATTAATTCAGTCAAAACACATACACCATAATTGAGATATTCACAATCACAAACATTCTAGTTACAGGCCAGTTGTCAcgctctctctttctctctcgcTAAAATAATACCAACACAAATTTTGTTTAACTGATGTTGAAGATCAATAAACAGCATCAAAACTCACAAGCCCGCTTTTATTAAAGGGATAAAGTAGAATAACAGAGTAGTGCTATGCAAAAGGTACTTG is a window of Apium graveolens cultivar Ventura chromosome 11, ASM990537v1, whole genome shotgun sequence DNA encoding:
- the LOC141697468 gene encoding ras-related protein RABE1c; its protein translation is MAAPPARARADYDYLIKLLLIGDSGVGKSCLLLRFSDGSFTTSFITTIGIDFKIRTIELDSKRIKLQIWDTAGQERFRTITTAYYRGAMGILLVYDVTDESSFNNIRNWIRNIEQHASDNVNKVLVGNKADMDESKRAVPTAKGQALADEYGIQFFETSAKTNLNVEQVFYSIARDIKQRLADTDSKAEPSTIKINQPDASGGSGQAAPKSACCGT